From one Bacteroidales bacterium genomic stretch:
- a CDS encoding carboxypeptidase regulatory-like domain-containing protein codes for MNFYKQSIAYLVIVLLAISFNTVQGQITLRETTDQKLSTENFIHGQNGFSLAQDFQMTMSMQDRGPKEWITIGTNSSPWGSYNYPVDFFWNTSLTQSIYTAEEMNHESCSIEQVIYTYKTLTGNYPDTISTEYFRFWIANTDQSSLSEEAGFWIPLEAFTLVYEGMVEMYSGQNQEMLFDLDSPFVYNESNICIMVEHTLSDNTFENHFNFEASTLDDNDKRSRLYVSYDTPYDFTLPTNDPSQNGMDLPQLADVKLFINTTAEASLAGTITNPDAEPVADVLVKILGTDLQTYTNDQGEYEFSYVVPGTYTVRYSAFGYVIDEMTLDISNAVTQDVVLAYLPKATVEGTVLDNDNNPIADVNIQISGYDTYVGTSDASGNFAIQDVYYDDFYTVAFSKNGYQTEIIELAVNNPTVDMGDINMTDKLESPSYVTAVNNDDVVNVDWLAPSERTVYRRDGDEMVTQIGHNYAGEVAVFGQAFAEPAKLYEMSWYLNLVDYPHEFVNVFVFSLNAQGNPSNNILFEQADVPNVDLQWTTFRFPDTIVAENGFYMALSYPQRLELGIDGGNDPEFPFEAGVNWVSEDYGSNQFLLMEDLGLGEIPGNLMIRAEGYNMNTGEKLQSPAPTPSRSLNTFTVYRLEDGQELQPELWVLLEENLTTTFYIDEDFSTLDPGWYKYAIEAVYSGGLPSQAAFSNHLENQLTTQVTINVSTNTPNNESQGALIKLTGSDESHTYTQIVEQENGVVIFEVIFKDTYSILVSHKGFEDYTQSNLDFSAEPAYSIDVELIEMIVQPFNLGIDLYPDLSALFRWNHTVDIFEDFEGCTDFEIEPAGVVEWLYNDVDKKTTVGLANISFPNENEPHSFMIFNPTQTDPPIDLELNPGIAPHSGDKFLASFEASSGANDDYFISPELNFFRDFKFSFFAKSFDDYPSLNKIRVGYSTTGFQPEDFTWLNSSAIEVPMYDWNSYEYDLNAETKYVCIRNVSEGAFILMIDDVSIYTEEAKSRALLTYEVYLNNTLMGETTEDTYTFDSDDVIPNETNVAGVKAIYASGESEMSTIEFMGVFVSMPEPALQAKMEVFPNPSNGAFTIRLDGEYEVSIINSMGVVVFRETISHTEQLNLQNLSPGIYVISAKSDLKSSVSRIIIR; via the coding sequence ATGAATTTTTACAAACAAAGCATCGCTTACCTGGTAATCGTGTTACTGGCAATAAGTTTCAATACTGTCCAGGGTCAGATTACACTCCGGGAAACTACCGATCAAAAACTATCCACAGAAAACTTTATTCATGGCCAAAACGGATTTTCGCTGGCTCAGGACTTTCAGATGACCATGTCGATGCAAGATCGCGGGCCAAAAGAATGGATTACTATTGGTACTAATTCTTCGCCCTGGGGTTCGTACAACTATCCGGTGGATTTTTTTTGGAACACCTCGCTTACCCAAAGTATTTACACTGCTGAGGAGATGAATCACGAATCCTGCTCCATCGAGCAAGTAATTTACACCTACAAAACCTTGACCGGCAATTACCCTGACACTATTAGCACAGAATATTTCAGATTCTGGATTGCCAATACCGACCAGTCGTCGCTGTCAGAGGAAGCCGGCTTTTGGATTCCCCTGGAAGCGTTTACGCTTGTGTACGAAGGAATGGTAGAAATGTATAGCGGCCAGAATCAGGAGATGCTGTTTGACCTGGACAGTCCTTTTGTGTACAACGAATCCAATATTTGTATCATGGTTGAGCATACGCTAAGCGATAATACTTTCGAGAACCATTTCAATTTTGAAGCCTCTACCCTCGACGACAACGATAAAAGGTCGCGTCTTTATGTCAGCTACGATACACCTTATGATTTTACGCTGCCTACCAACGATCCTTCACAAAACGGAATGGATCTTCCGCAATTGGCCGATGTTAAACTATTTATCAATACAACTGCCGAGGCCAGCCTGGCCGGTACCATTACCAACCCTGATGCTGAACCTGTAGCCGATGTCCTGGTGAAAATCCTGGGCACCGACCTGCAAACCTACACAAACGACCAGGGCGAATACGAATTTTCGTATGTAGTACCCGGAACATATACGGTGCGCTATTCTGCCTTTGGCTATGTGATTGATGAAATGACGCTGGATATTTCTAATGCTGTTACCCAGGATGTGGTTTTGGCTTATCTTCCCAAAGCTACAGTAGAAGGTACCGTGCTGGACAATGATAACAACCCGATTGCCGATGTCAACATTCAGATAAGCGGCTACGACACTTACGTGGGAACAAGCGATGCCAGCGGCAATTTTGCCATCCAGGATGTGTATTATGATGATTTTTATACGGTTGCTTTTTCAAAAAATGGTTACCAAACTGAAATTATCGAATTAGCTGTCAACAATCCCACAGTGGACATGGGCGATATTAATATGACCGATAAACTGGAAAGCCCATCCTATGTAACAGCCGTCAACAACGATGATGTTGTGAATGTCGATTGGCTTGCACCTTCGGAACGAACAGTTTACCGCCGCGATGGCGATGAAATGGTAACGCAGATCGGACATAACTATGCCGGTGAAGTTGCTGTGTTTGGCCAGGCTTTCGCAGAGCCGGCCAAATTGTATGAAATGAGCTGGTATCTCAACTTGGTGGACTATCCGCACGAGTTTGTTAATGTTTTTGTATTTTCACTAAATGCCCAGGGGAATCCATCGAACAACATTCTTTTTGAGCAGGCTGATGTTCCCAACGTGGATTTACAATGGACAACTTTTAGGTTTCCGGATACCATCGTTGCCGAAAACGGATTTTATATGGCCTTAAGTTATCCCCAACGCTTAGAGCTGGGAATTGACGGCGGCAACGATCCCGAATTTCCTTTTGAAGCCGGCGTAAACTGGGTTTCGGAAGATTATGGAAGTAACCAATTCCTGCTGATGGAAGACCTGGGACTGGGCGAGATACCCGGCAACCTGATGATCAGGGCCGAGGGCTACAATATGAATACCGGTGAGAAACTTCAATCGCCAGCCCCTACACCATCACGTAGCTTAAATACATTCACGGTTTACCGTCTTGAGGATGGCCAGGAGCTGCAGCCCGAGTTATGGGTATTGCTCGAAGAAAACCTAACCACCACCTTCTATATCGACGAAGACTTTTCGACCTTAGATCCGGGCTGGTACAAATATGCCATTGAGGCTGTCTATTCAGGCGGACTCCCATCCCAAGCGGCATTCTCCAATCATCTCGAAAATCAATTGACTACCCAGGTAACGATAAACGTGAGCACAAACACACCAAACAACGAAAGCCAGGGAGCACTGATAAAACTTACCGGCAGCGACGAAAGCCATACCTATACCCAAATCGTTGAACAAGAAAATGGTGTAGTGATTTTTGAAGTTATTTTCAAAGATACGTATTCGATTTTAGTAAGCCACAAAGGCTTTGAGGATTATACGCAGTCGAACCTTGATTTTTCAGCGGAACCTGCCTACTCAATAGATGTTGAGCTGATAGAAATGATTGTACAGCCCTTCAATCTCGGCATTGATCTTTATCCGGATCTGTCGGCCTTGTTCCGGTGGAACCATACCGTCGATATCTTTGAAGATTTTGAGGGTTGTACCGATTTTGAAATCGAACCTGCCGGCGTTGTGGAATGGCTATACAATGATGTAGATAAAAAAACTACTGTTGGGCTCGCCAATATCAGTTTCCCTAATGAAAATGAACCGCATTCATTTATGATTTTTAATCCCACACAAACCGATCCTCCAATTGACCTGGAGTTAAATCCCGGCATTGCTCCACACAGCGGCGATAAGTTTCTGGCCAGCTTCGAAGCGAGCTCGGGCGCCAATGATGATTATTTTATTTCGCCAGAACTGAATTTTTTCCGGGATTTTAAGTTCAGTTTTTTTGCAAAATCATTTGATGATTATCCGTCATTAAATAAAATAAGGGTAGGATATTCTACCACAGGCTTTCAGCCTGAAGATTTCACCTGGTTAAATTCATCAGCCATCGAAGTGCCCATGTATGATTGGAACAGCTATGAATACGACCTGAATGCAGAAACCAAATATGTGTGCATTCGCAATGTTTCTGAGGGTGCCTTCATACTGATGATTGATGATGTATCAATTTACACCGAAGAGGCAAAAAGCCGTGCACTGCTTACCTACGAGGTTTACCTGAATAATACCCTGATGGGCGAAACCACCGAAGATACTTACACCTTTGATTCGGACGACGTTATTCCCAACGAAACAAATGTGGCCGGCGTTAAAGCCATCTACGCGAGTGGCGAAAGCGAAATGTCAACCATCGAATTTATGGGCGTATTTGTTTCTATGCCCGAGCCTGCGCTTCAGGCAAAAATGGAAGTATTTCCCAATCCGTCAAATGGTGCATTTACCATCCGGCTCGATGGTGAATACGAAGTTTCGATTATCAACAGTATGGGTGTAGTAGTTTTCAGGGAAACTATTTCGCACACGGAGCAGCTTAACCTCCAGAATCTAAGCCCCGGCATTTATGTTATCAGTGCCAAATCGGACCTAAAATCTTCTGTTAGCAGAATTATTATCCGCTAA
- a CDS encoding sigma-70 family RNA polymerase sigma factor: protein MTEQAFIDEVLPHQDKIYRLARNYLADADSQDVLQETMVRLWQKRHDLSAYRSIQALAMVIARNLCLDRIKAKSYQNSSLDNITEPATTHTPASALETKDDVALAHSLISRLPEQQRLIIHLRDVEELEYEEIAAVVKMNVNTIRVNLSRARKTLREAIIKQHNYAYNRS, encoded by the coding sequence ATGACAGAACAAGCATTTATCGACGAGGTGCTCCCGCATCAGGATAAAATTTACCGGCTGGCCCGGAATTATCTTGCGGATGCCGACAGCCAGGATGTGCTGCAGGAAACCATGGTGCGGCTGTGGCAAAAACGGCACGACCTGTCCGCTTACCGAAGCATACAGGCGCTGGCCATGGTCATTGCGCGCAACCTTTGCCTCGACAGGATAAAAGCCAAAAGTTATCAAAACAGTTCTTTGGACAACATCACCGAACCTGCTACAACGCATACCCCCGCATCGGCATTGGAGACGAAAGACGACGTGGCGCTGGCACACAGTCTCATCAGCCGGCTGCCCGAACAGCAGCGCCTTATCATCCATCTGCGCGATGTGGAAGAACTGGAATACGAAGAAATAGCTGCGGTGGTGAAAATGAATGTAAATACAATTCGTGTCAACCTTTCGCGTGCCCGTAAAACGCTGCGCGAAGCCATCATAAAACAACACAACTATGCATACAACAGAAGTTAA
- a CDS encoding DUF4252 domain-containing protein: protein MKKITMIAAAIVLMLSGATAQAQNVTDALFDKYGAKDGFTTVHVTKELFSLFAEITQEAEGEDMQELNKVVQGLEYIRILMLEDTVQSLRLIEFKNELNGVKLKDFSELMTVNEGGESVKFMIRKNGKNINELLLIINQPNEAGFISITGNIDLKTIAKLSKSMNIDGMKNLEKIK from the coding sequence ATGAAAAAAATCACAATGATTGCCGCTGCAATTGTGCTGATGCTCTCGGGAGCTACGGCGCAAGCACAAAACGTTACGGATGCGCTTTTTGATAAGTATGGCGCCAAAGACGGTTTTACTACCGTGCATGTTACCAAAGAACTCTTCAGCCTTTTTGCCGAAATAACGCAGGAGGCCGAAGGCGAGGATATGCAGGAACTCAACAAAGTGGTGCAGGGACTCGAATACATCCGCATACTAATGTTGGAAGACACAGTGCAGTCGCTCAGGCTCATAGAATTCAAAAACGAACTCAACGGTGTGAAGCTGAAAGATTTTTCGGAACTGATGACCGTGAACGAGGGGGGCGAATCGGTGAAGTTTATGATCCGCAAAAATGGCAAAAACATCAACGAGCTGCTGCTGATCATCAACCAGCCCAACGAAGCAGGCTTCATCAGCATCACCGGCAACATCGACCTGAAAACCATCGCCAAACTCTCCAAGTCGATGAACATTGATGGGATGAAAAATCTGGAGAAGATTAAGTAA